Proteins found in one Thermoleophilia bacterium genomic segment:
- a CDS encoding low molecular weight phosphotyrosine protein phosphatase — translation MRILFVCLGNICRSPTAEAVMKDLIEREGLTAGIEVDSAGTGDWHIGSPSDSRASEAAARRGFEMNGLARQVTVDDFDHFDLIVAMDGLNHADLLALSGGENPKVRLLREIGGDEETDVPDPYYGGDDGFEEVLDIVERGCRALLEEVRPDQAGAGGP, via the coding sequence GTGCGCATCCTGTTCGTCTGTCTCGGCAACATCTGCCGGTCACCGACCGCCGAGGCGGTCATGAAGGATCTGATCGAACGTGAAGGGCTGACCGCCGGCATCGAGGTCGATTCGGCCGGCACCGGCGACTGGCACATCGGCAGCCCCTCCGATTCCCGGGCAAGCGAAGCTGCCGCCCGGCGCGGCTTCGAAATGAACGGCCTGGCCCGCCAGGTCACGGTAGACGACTTCGACCACTTCGATCTGATCGTGGCGATGGACGGCTTGAACCACGCCGACCTGCTCGCCCTTTCCGGAGGGGAGAACCCGAAGGTCCGCCTGCTGCGGGAGATCGGCGGGGACGAGGAGACCGACGTGCCCGACCCGTACTACGGCGGCGACGACGGCTTTGAAGAGGTGCTCGACATCGTCGAGCGAGGCTGCCGGGCCCTGCTCGAAGAGGTCAGGCCGGACCAGGCCGGGGCCGGGGGACCTTGA
- the secG gene encoding preprotein translocase subunit SecG: protein MYGILAVIQVGIAVLLIFLVLLHSGKDAGLSGAFGIGGGGSSVGGGSMVERNLSRATIATAIIFTLNTILLLKI, encoded by the coding sequence ATGTACGGAATATTGGCTGTCATTCAGGTGGGCATCGCTGTCCTACTCATTTTTCTGGTCCTTCTCCATTCGGGCAAGGACGCCGGTCTTTCCGGTGCCTTCGGCATCGGTGGAGGAGGCAGCTCCGTCGGCGGCGGCTCGATGGTCGAGCGCAATCTTTCTCGTGCCACGATCGCCACGGCCATCATCTTCACGCTGAACACGATTCTGCTGCTCAAGATCTGA